From a single Pseudobutyrivibrio xylanivorans genomic region:
- the hydE gene encoding [FeFe] hydrogenase H-cluster radical SAM maturase HydE, which produces MINATDILEKLNKEHSLSLAEYECLIENINPDIMEKAAEYARVYQKQYYGNKVFTRGLVEFTNFCRNNCYYCGIRRDNGQCERYRLSKEDILECANAGYELGFRTVVLQGGEDFAYSDESICEIVSAIKKAHPDVAVTLSIGERSRESYEAYFKAGASRYLLRHETANPVHYGRLHPKEMSFEHRMNCLRELREIGYQVGAGFMVQSPGQTAHDLAMDLKFIEEFKPDMCGIGPFISHKQTPFAKEESGTLEMTLFLLSLIRIIYPQVLLPATTALGTIDPCGREKGLQAGANVVMPNLSPTSVRKMYTLYDNKICTGEEAAECRGCLQRRVASVGYEIVEDIGDRVGFK; this is translated from the coding sequence ATGATTAATGCAACAGATATACTTGAAAAACTTAATAAAGAGCATTCGCTTTCCTTAGCGGAATATGAATGTTTAATAGAAAACATTAATCCAGATATAATGGAGAAGGCAGCTGAGTATGCTCGTGTTTATCAGAAGCAGTACTACGGCAACAAGGTATTCACCAGAGGCCTTGTGGAGTTCACTAATTTCTGTCGAAACAATTGTTATTATTGTGGGATTCGCAGAGATAATGGCCAGTGCGAGCGTTATCGTCTTTCCAAGGAGGATATTTTGGAATGTGCGAACGCCGGCTATGAATTAGGATTCAGAACAGTGGTGCTTCAGGGCGGCGAGGATTTTGCTTATTCGGACGAATCAATATGCGAAATCGTAAGCGCTATTAAGAAGGCTCATCCAGATGTGGCAGTTACTCTTTCAATTGGTGAACGAAGTCGCGAGAGCTATGAGGCGTATTTTAAGGCAGGAGCATCGCGATATCTTTTAAGACATGAGACAGCAAATCCAGTTCATTACGGACGGCTTCATCCGAAGGAAATGTCTTTTGAACATCGAATGAATTGCCTTAGGGAATTGCGAGAGATTGGGTATCAGGTTGGCGCAGGTTTTATGGTGCAGTCACCAGGGCAGACAGCTCACGACTTGGCTATGGATTTGAAATTCATTGAAGAATTTAAGCCAGACATGTGCGGCATTGGACCTTTTATCAGTCATAAGCAAACACCATTTGCAAAGGAAGAAAGCGGTACACTGGAGATGACACTTTTCCTATTGTCGTTGATAAGAATCATTTATCCGCAGGTGCTGCTTCCAGCTACAACAGCTCTTGGCACAATAGATCCATGTGGCCGAGAGAAGGGGCTTCAGGCTGGTGCCAATGTAGTTATGCCAAATCTTTCGCCAACATCTGTTCGAAAGATGTACACCTTATATGACAACAAAATCTGCACAGGCGAAGAAGCCGCAGAGTGTCGCGGTTGCCTGCAGCGTCGCGTAGCTTCCGTAGGCTACGAAATCGTAGAAGATATAGGTGATAGGGTAGGTTTTAAATAG
- a CDS encoding LytR/AlgR family response regulator transcription factor, whose translation MRVAVIDDEELFRMQLKMMVEKVASTRALPFEVEAFSSGHEFIDALTERRFDIVFMDIFMPDMDGIETAKRLRELTEKTFLIFMTASDGHYPDAFSLHAFDYVTKPYTLERIDHLISEIVDHTPIDAIFIKITVGSVDERIYLKNILSVTTDGHYLEIHKDDGTMSRVRLTSGEFLSMTGSDKRFIMINRGIIINMDYIDRIEGADVYLEDRSVYPISAKKVADIKQQIQDYQFSSI comes from the coding sequence ATGAGAGTAGCAGTTATCGATGACGAAGAATTGTTCCGAATGCAGCTAAAGATGATGGTGGAGAAGGTTGCCAGCACTCGTGCTTTACCTTTTGAGGTTGAGGCTTTTTCATCAGGGCATGAGTTTATTGATGCTCTTACAGAACGACGTTTTGATATAGTTTTTATGGACATATTTATGCCGGACATGGACGGTATCGAGACTGCAAAGCGTCTCAGGGAGCTTACTGAAAAGACATTTCTTATTTTTATGACTGCATCAGATGGTCATTATCCGGATGCTTTTTCTTTACATGCCTTTGATTATGTGACCAAGCCATACACATTGGAGCGAATCGATCATCTAATTTCTGAGATTGTGGATCACACTCCAATTGATGCGATATTCATCAAGATTACTGTGGGTTCTGTTGATGAGAGAATCTATTTGAAAAATATTCTAAGTGTCACAACTGATGGTCATTATCTTGAGATTCATAAGGATGATGGAACCATGTCAAGAGTGCGCTTGACCTCAGGAGAATTCTTAAGTATGACTGGCTCTGACAAGCGATTCATAATGATTAATCGAGGTATTATTATCAATATGGATTATATTGATAGAATTGAAGGGGCAGATGTTTATTTGGAAGATCGTTCTGTTTATCCAATATCAGCGAAAAAAGTAGCTGATATCAAGCAACAAATTCAGGATTATCAGTTTAGCAGCATTTAG
- a CDS encoding ATP-binding protein gives MAFIEENMIYINIILLIAGATSIHLGSSFLKRESNTKGFFKYSVFLLSLGNGLCSMGYSIMSMSPNLTAAYYFRVLGLTGIDIYILAEIILVTSCLGISKPTEIFIILVTSSACLLDIIIYGHPDTNLFYRYDGYTIYLSNDPYRYFFHISYIVVITICLLTIGTVWFRRSVYDRDKRFVFLAFLSNIIFAISSAPDFFASMHDIPFMHVFYCSGIFIAFVVFFVAANDYMVFYITINSISRDIFYTLGTGLLVFDTNYHLNLSNEYAKKLLGLDKEPHRIRLREIFDLPSGEPMKMFEQAQDGIPIDYRLTANVTNKVTLVNFTCKMDKNNQPMCYILIATDLTEENRLIEEAQSANAAKTAFLSNISHEIRTPINVISGMNELILRECMDPTILQYSENINIASRNLTSLINDVLDFSKIESGKIEILSDDFNVGVVLNDSYNMFLNLTKNKKQNFYLDCLEDTPSILRGDEVRLKQILSNLISNAVKYTPEYGTINVIVKYEKLEGNNIELIMSVKDTGIGIKKDDIPKLFLNFQRLDLSKNRSIQGSGLGLAITDNLVNLMHGTINVESVYGLGSTFTVRIPFMVCDYSPIGEIKERYSAGSGEKYKVSFIAEDVRLLAVDDVQMNLDVFVGLLKKTGVKIDCATSGSEALYYIKKNKYDIIFLDHMMPEMDGIEVLKHIRADTENINCEVPVIMLTANATMGADRKYLADGFDDYLAKPIHPTALENMVIKHLPTDSVSLTSRNDFVYTKSDSGAETNNSEGSFIDRLTFLDTRAGIEFAAGDKDFYHQILNTYIKDDKCKVMQQYYEEKDWEHYRITVHSIKGTSSTIGAISVSAAARDLELAVKENRIEYIDSNHARVLEMYRKLIENLKNALQ, from the coding sequence ATGGCTTTCATTGAAGAAAACATGATATATATCAACATCATTCTGCTAATCGCTGGCGCAACCTCGATTCATTTGGGCTCCAGCTTTCTTAAACGAGAAAGCAATACAAAGGGCTTCTTCAAATACTCTGTTTTCCTGCTTTCGCTTGGAAACGGATTGTGTTCCATGGGCTATTCAATCATGTCTATGAGCCCAAATCTGACTGCTGCCTACTATTTCCGTGTACTAGGTTTGACTGGAATAGATATTTATATTTTAGCAGAGATTATCCTTGTAACCAGTTGTCTTGGAATAAGCAAGCCAACAGAGATTTTTATTATTCTTGTAACTTCATCTGCGTGCCTGTTAGACATTATTATTTATGGTCATCCTGACACAAATCTCTTCTATAGATACGATGGCTACACTATCTATTTGAGCAACGATCCTTATCGCTATTTTTTCCATATTTCCTATATTGTTGTTATAACCATTTGTCTTTTAACAATTGGTACAGTCTGGTTTAGAAGATCGGTCTATGACCGCGATAAGCGATTTGTTTTCCTGGCATTTTTATCCAATATTATTTTTGCCATTTCATCAGCTCCTGATTTCTTTGCATCAATGCATGACATTCCATTTATGCATGTATTTTATTGTTCAGGAATATTCATTGCCTTCGTAGTTTTCTTCGTGGCTGCAAACGACTACATGGTGTTTTACATCACCATAAACAGTATCAGTAGGGACATTTTCTACACCTTGGGAACAGGGCTTTTGGTCTTTGATACCAACTACCATCTGAACCTATCAAACGAATATGCAAAAAAACTTTTGGGGCTGGATAAGGAGCCCCATCGAATTCGTTTGCGTGAAATTTTTGACCTGCCAAGTGGCGAACCGATGAAGATGTTTGAACAGGCGCAGGATGGTATTCCAATTGATTACCGTCTAACCGCAAACGTAACAAACAAGGTTACACTGGTAAACTTCACCTGCAAAATGGACAAGAATAATCAGCCTATGTGCTACATTCTCATTGCCACAGACCTTACCGAAGAGAATCGTCTTATAGAGGAGGCTCAATCTGCCAATGCTGCAAAAACGGCTTTCCTTAGCAATATTTCTCATGAAATTCGTACACCTATCAACGTTATCTCTGGTATGAATGAGCTGATTCTTCGTGAATGTATGGATCCGACCATTTTGCAATATTCAGAGAATATTAATATTGCCTCGCGCAACCTTACTTCACTGATAAACGATGTGCTTGATTTTTCAAAAATTGAGTCTGGTAAAATAGAGATTCTCTCAGACGATTTTAATGTTGGCGTTGTCTTAAATGACAGCTACAACATGTTCCTGAATCTCACCAAAAATAAAAAGCAGAACTTCTACCTGGACTGTCTCGAGGATACGCCAAGTATTCTCCGTGGTGACGAGGTTCGTTTGAAACAGATTCTATCCAACCTGATTTCAAATGCTGTTAAGTACACTCCTGAGTACGGCACCATAAATGTCATCGTAAAGTACGAAAAACTGGAAGGAAATAATATCGAATTGATAATGTCCGTAAAGGATACTGGAATTGGTATTAAGAAAGATGATATTCCAAAACTTTTCCTGAATTTCCAGAGACTGGATCTGTCCAAGAATCGTTCCATCCAAGGTTCCGGACTAGGTCTTGCCATTACTGACAATCTGGTTAATTTAATGCACGGTACAATCAATGTGGAAAGTGTTTACGGACTTGGTTCCACCTTCACAGTTCGCATTCCTTTCATGGTTTGCGACTACTCTCCAATCGGAGAAATCAAGGAACGCTACAGTGCAGGTAGTGGTGAAAAATACAAAGTATCATTTATCGCCGAAGATGTTCGACTGTTGGCAGTGGATGATGTTCAGATGAACCTGGATGTTTTCGTTGGGCTTCTGAAAAAAACTGGCGTAAAAATCGATTGTGCTACCAGTGGCTCTGAAGCTCTATATTATATAAAGAAAAATAAATACGATATTATTTTCCTCGATCATATGATGCCTGAGATGGATGGCATAGAGGTGCTGAAACACATTAGAGCAGATACCGAAAATATTAATTGTGAAGTACCTGTAATCATGCTAACAGCCAATGCCACAATGGGCGCTGATAGAAAATATTTAGCTGATGGTTTTGATGATTACCTTGCAAAACCAATCCATCCTACAGCACTTGAGAACATGGTAATCAAACACCTACCAACAGATTCGGTTTCACTCACTTCAAGAAACGACTTCGTATATACGAAGTCAGATTCAGGTGCAGAAACTAATAATTCAGAAGGTTCATTCATCGACAGGCTCACCTTTCTGGACACACGAGCTGGTATTGAATTTGCTGCTGGGGATAAGGATTTCTATCATCAGATTTTGAACACCTATATCAAGGATGATAAATGCAAGGTGATGCAGCAATACTATGAAGAGAAAGATTGGGAGCATTACAGAATCACCGTTCATTCCATTAAGGGTACTTCATCTACCATCGGCGCTATTTCTGTTTCTGCTGCTGCAAGGGATTTGGAATTGGCTGTGAAGGAAAACAGAATCGAATACATTGATTCAAACCACGCCAGAGTGTTAGAGATGTATCGTAAGCTGATAGAAAACTTAAAAAATGCATTGCAATAA
- a CDS encoding alpha-L-fucosidase — protein MTKEDYLTQIEVVNRDGKFKPSWESLSQHQTPKWFENAKFGIFIHYGLYSVPAFGNEWYSRNMYNKRDPEYRYHIETFGLQKDFGYKDFIPLFTAERFDAKHWIETFKNAGAKYVVPVMEHHDGFSMYDSELNRWNAFAMGPKKNICGELKDECERQGIVFCGSSHRAEHYYFMNLGREIDSDVNDEKYRDFYGPAVLRPEYINVGFDGLTENPECVGPDKEWIEDWLARTAEIIDIYKPAMLYFDTAIQNKEYKPYLKKLCAYYYNRAIEWKKEVTICYKHYAFPPDVATFDMERGGLQDISPRYWQTDTAIGNKSWGYVKENTFKRSYKLICDLIDTVSKNGNFLLNIGPKADGSFTKEEEKVLKEIGEWLSVNGEGIYGTRCWSQYKEGDSSITDGSFNDSEEIEYNESDYRFTYKNGYIYAFWMRPINGDAKIKAFKAQPMRGMIIDKVELLSTGADLQFERTEKDMVIKRTNDFMTDKPLCFRIKLL, from the coding sequence ATGACAAAAGAAGATTATTTAACACAAATAGAAGTTGTAAATAGAGATGGGAAGTTTAAGCCATCGTGGGAATCACTTTCACAGCATCAAACACCAAAGTGGTTTGAAAATGCGAAATTTGGTATTTTTATCCATTATGGACTATACAGTGTTCCCGCTTTTGGAAATGAATGGTATTCAAGGAATATGTATAATAAGCGGGACCCTGAGTATAGGTATCATATTGAGACATTTGGATTGCAGAAAGATTTTGGATATAAAGATTTCATACCATTGTTTACCGCTGAGAGATTTGACGCAAAACACTGGATTGAGACATTTAAAAATGCTGGCGCGAAATATGTAGTACCTGTTATGGAACATCACGATGGGTTCTCCATGTATGATTCAGAATTGAATCGATGGAATGCTTTTGCAATGGGTCCAAAGAAAAATATATGTGGGGAGCTAAAGGATGAATGTGAAAGACAAGGTATTGTTTTCTGCGGCTCATCACATCGCGCTGAACATTATTATTTTATGAATCTTGGAAGAGAGATTGATAGTGATGTAAATGATGAAAAATACCGGGATTTTTATGGTCCGGCTGTACTTAGGCCAGAATACATCAACGTGGGATTTGATGGGTTGACAGAAAATCCAGAATGTGTGGGTCCGGACAAGGAATGGATTGAGGACTGGCTTGCAAGAACAGCCGAAATAATCGATATATACAAGCCTGCAATGCTTTATTTTGATACTGCTATTCAGAATAAGGAATATAAGCCATATTTAAAGAAACTCTGCGCATATTATTACAATAGGGCCATTGAATGGAAAAAAGAAGTTACAATTTGCTATAAGCATTACGCATTTCCGCCTGATGTAGCAACATTTGATATGGAAAGAGGCGGACTTCAAGATATTTCCCCTAGATATTGGCAGACAGATACTGCTATAGGAAATAAATCATGGGGATATGTTAAGGAGAACACTTTTAAACGCAGTTATAAATTAATCTGCGATTTAATAGATACAGTCAGCAAAAATGGCAATTTTCTGCTTAATATCGGGCCTAAGGCAGATGGCAGTTTTACAAAAGAAGAAGAGAAAGTTCTCAAAGAAATAGGAGAATGGCTTTCTGTAAATGGCGAAGGTATATATGGAACAAGGTGCTGGAGCCAATATAAAGAAGGCGATTCGTCTATTACAGATGGGTCATTTAATGATTCAGAGGAAATAGAGTACAACGAGTCAGATTATAGATTTACATACAAAAATGGTTACATATATGCATTTTGGATGAGGCCGATAAATGGGGATGCCAAGATTAAAGCTTTTAAGGCTCAACCTATGAGAGGGATGATAATAGACAAAGTGGAGCTGCTATCAACAGGCGCGGATTTACAATTTGAAAGAACTGAAAAGGATATGGTTATTAAACGTACCAATGATTTTATGACTGATAAGCCTTTATGTTTTAGAATTAAATTGCTATAG
- a CDS encoding C-GCAxxG-C-C family protein, which yields MTIEERANLAANLKATGQCNCTQSVLKAFEDKINIAPEELMKLSAGFAAGMGCMESTCGALIGAVMVAGMATDGKGTPRFSKDIVSKFNEKCGATICKDLKGITTGQVLCECPECVRNAVLSLGEAVEIG from the coding sequence ATGACAATAGAAGAAAGAGCTAATTTAGCCGCAAATTTAAAGGCTACAGGACAGTGCAACTGCACCCAATCAGTGCTTAAAGCATTTGAAGATAAAATAAATATCGCTCCAGAGGAGCTTATGAAACTGTCGGCAGGCTTTGCAGCTGGTATGGGATGTATGGAAAGCACATGTGGTGCGCTTATCGGCGCCGTTATGGTGGCTGGCATGGCTACAGATGGCAAAGGTACACCTAGATTTTCAAAGGATATCGTAAGCAAGTTTAATGAAAAATGTGGTGCCACAATCTGCAAGGATTTAAAGGGTATCACAACGGGCCAAGTGTTATGCGAGTGCCCTGAGTGTGTTAGAAATGCAGTGCTTTCACTTGGGGAAGCAGTGGAGATTGGCTAA
- a CDS encoding 4Fe-4S binding protein — translation MANKKKHWYNYLWIWSIIYFALGFFNILFAWLGMIDFILPLIFAIVGGNKWFCNNMCGRGQLFWVLGRNVGCSRKKPAPKWVSSKWFRYGFLIFFLTMFGTMVFQTYQVFAGVGTLRKAIKLFWTFKVPWEWTYSGSIFPDWVAQFGYGFYSLMLTSTLIGLIVMVLYKERTWCTFCPMGTMTQGICKIKEKGAK, via the coding sequence ATGGCTAACAAGAAAAAGCACTGGTACAACTATCTTTGGATTTGGAGCATCATTTATTTCGCTCTAGGTTTCTTTAATATATTATTTGCATGGTTAGGGATGATAGATTTCATTTTGCCTCTGATATTTGCAATAGTAGGTGGAAACAAGTGGTTCTGTAATAATATGTGTGGCAGGGGGCAGCTATTTTGGGTATTAGGAAGAAATGTGGGATGTTCCAGAAAGAAACCTGCGCCAAAGTGGGTATCGTCAAAATGGTTTAGATATGGATTTTTAATATTTTTCCTTACAATGTTTGGTACAATGGTTTTCCAAACTTATCAGGTATTTGCCGGTGTTGGCACTCTGCGCAAAGCGATAAAGCTTTTCTGGACCTTTAAGGTTCCTTGGGAATGGACCTATTCTGGAAGTATTTTTCCTGATTGGGTAGCACAGTTTGGATATGGATTTTACAGTTTGATGCTTACATCTACTTTGATTGGCCTCATTGTAATGGTACTATATAAAGAAAGAACCTGGTGCACATTTTGTCCTATGGGAACCATGACTCAGGGCATATGTAAGATAAAAGAAAAAGGAGCAAAGTAA
- a CDS encoding ATP-binding protein, translating into MAKKKANVNVAGCVACGVCRLQCPKNAISIYRGCYATVDEDLCVGCGLCAKACPANVIEVKEREVING; encoded by the coding sequence ATGGCAAAGAAAAAAGCAAATGTAAATGTAGCAGGCTGTGTTGCCTGTGGAGTCTGTAGATTGCAGTGTCCAAAGAATGCAATATCAATCTATCGAGGATGCTATGCTACTGTAGATGAAGATCTCTGTGTGGGATGTGGATTGTGTGCAAAAGCCTGTCCAGCAAATGTTATTGAAGTGAAAGAGAGGGAAGTGATAAATGGCTAA
- a CDS encoding winged helix-turn-helix transcriptional regulator, translating into MKKEPLCDEIAGEGCGLKKVLNIVGGKWKIMILCVIDNNEVARYGDLRRSVFGITNTMLAQSLKELENDGMVLRTQYDEMPVRVEYTLTDKAKSMIPILLQLKKWGEENL; encoded by the coding sequence ATGAAAAAAGAACCATTATGTGATGAAATCGCAGGCGAAGGCTGCGGATTAAAGAAAGTATTAAATATTGTCGGCGGCAAATGGAAAATTATGATTCTCTGTGTCATCGACAACAATGAAGTTGCAAGATATGGTGATTTGCGCCGCTCAGTATTTGGAATCACAAACACTATGCTGGCCCAATCTCTCAAAGAATTGGAAAATGATGGCATGGTACTGAGAACCCAGTATGATGAAATGCCAGTGCGAGTAGAATACACTCTCACCGATAAAGCAAAATCCATGATACCTATTCTGCTACAGCTAAAAAAATGGGGCGAGGAAAATTTATAA
- a CDS encoding EAL domain-containing protein — protein sequence MVYLGIAFDIASTMADMNYQSYSSAVLYILNTAYFISFLCAGYSFFYFTAVVLNSSFLKNTGTGFLSQLPLNLTNLIILSTPWTKWFYYIDETGYHSAPLYYLLYAVWGIYIIFTYVAIVNRQSEVLRKREIQILIGCNTVLLVGLLVRYLFPAWLLMLIFILTAFIVLFLGFENPDFLLEERTYIFNRVALREYVSELNGIKLIDAIVICDRSYSEKFELYGAKQTNQGVYLVQSYMHRQFPDYLIFYYGNGSFIMFDHKKNKRDWEEVYKVLKDRFMQPWVSRNTEIWFSLGASVVHLENKEIPAETIIRIFDEAFNVAETGSNDCLEKIDNSSIEKIAKEREIIRSLDKAIENDEVEIFLQPIVNSETGKIAGAEALARIRDSEGNIIPPGLFIPIAEKNGKINQLGKQVFRKCCECSINPELKKLNLSFINVNLSPVQFMRMDLVDTLKNYVSETGADGEFIHLEITEEALIDEQLIDKQISLLTTNGFKFVLDDYGTGYSNMSRLRKAPFINIKLDMSIVWDYCKEPDYVLPSEISAFKKSGFEITAEGIENEEMAKTMYELGCTYLQGFYFSKPLPLDEFIAKYGTR from the coding sequence ATGGTTTATTTAGGTATAGCGTTTGATATTGCATCCACGATGGCTGATATGAACTATCAGTCTTATAGTAGTGCTGTTCTTTACATTCTTAATACCGCGTATTTTATATCCTTCTTGTGCGCAGGTTATTCATTCTTCTATTTTACAGCTGTAGTTTTAAATTCAAGTTTCTTAAAAAATACTGGTACTGGTTTCCTAAGTCAGCTGCCGCTAAATTTGACTAATCTTATTATTCTTAGTACCCCTTGGACTAAATGGTTTTACTATATTGATGAGACAGGCTATCATAGCGCTCCATTGTATTATTTACTTTATGCAGTGTGGGGAATTTATATCATTTTTACATATGTGGCTATAGTAAATCGACAATCAGAGGTTCTTAGAAAAAGAGAAATTCAAATCCTTATTGGATGCAACACTGTTCTTTTAGTCGGTTTACTTGTACGATACCTGTTTCCAGCATGGCTGTTGATGCTCATCTTTATTTTGACTGCCTTTATAGTATTGTTCTTAGGATTTGAAAATCCTGATTTTTTATTGGAAGAACGTACTTATATTTTTAATAGAGTAGCACTAAGGGAGTACGTATCTGAATTAAACGGCATTAAGCTGATAGATGCCATTGTTATCTGCGACAGAAGCTACTCTGAAAAATTTGAGCTTTATGGTGCAAAGCAAACGAACCAGGGTGTATATCTGGTTCAATCTTATATGCACAGACAATTCCCAGACTATTTGATTTTCTATTATGGAAACGGCAGCTTCATAATGTTTGATCACAAGAAAAATAAGAGGGATTGGGAAGAGGTATACAAGGTACTTAAGGATAGATTTATGCAGCCTTGGGTTTCAAGAAACACTGAAATCTGGTTTTCATTAGGTGCAAGCGTTGTACATTTAGAGAATAAGGAAATTCCTGCTGAAACAATCATTCGTATTTTTGATGAGGCATTTAATGTTGCGGAAACAGGAAGTAATGATTGCCTGGAAAAAATAGATAATAGTAGCATAGAAAAAATAGCAAAAGAAAGAGAAATAATCAGGTCTTTGGATAAGGCCATAGAAAATGATGAGGTTGAGATTTTCCTGCAGCCTATAGTAAATAGTGAAACCGGTAAAATAGCCGGGGCAGAGGCTCTTGCCAGAATACGAGATTCTGAGGGAAATATTATTCCACCAGGCTTGTTTATTCCTATCGCAGAAAAAAATGGTAAAATCAACCAGCTTGGCAAACAGGTATTCAGAAAATGCTGCGAATGCTCTATAAATCCTGAACTGAAAAAGCTGAATTTATCTTTCATAAATGTAAATCTATCACCAGTTCAATTTATGAGAATGGATTTGGTAGATACACTTAAAAACTATGTTAGTGAAACAGGAGCTGATGGCGAGTTTATCCATTTGGAGATAACAGAAGAAGCACTGATAGATGAACAGCTGATAGATAAGCAGATTTCCTTGCTGACCACAAATGGATTTAAATTTGTTCTTGATGATTACGGAACAGGCTATTCCAATATGTCAAGACTTCGCAAGGCTCCATTTATCAACATTAAGCTTGATATGAGTATTGTGTGGGATTATTGCAAGGAGCCTGATTATGTATTACCTAGTGAAATCAGCGCCTTTAAAAAATCCGGTTTCGAGATTACCGCAGAGGGCATTGAAAATGAAGAAATGGCCAAAACAATGTACGAGCTTGGTTGTACCTATTTGCAAGGCTTCTACTTCTCAAAGCCTCTGCCGCTGGATGAATTTATAGCTAAATATGGAACACGATAA
- a CDS encoding Abi family protein, translating to MLNTELPIDLEQQVSLMKRYVSFRQKKKFRDFLTYTGYFRASRYGKFLLTKVETLGFKADSKLFFSTYDFDVQLRQLLFKYCTKAEIFFKSNVSNALSLKTGDAAFYLDKQYYTPSKGERFKVTREKNTRFFGKKFYPSLRDKEEQLRKDVVKHPELKEYRKGGSRHKNLLPVWAAFTYFEMGTITMMYSYLRGDLRKAVLDYAYPGRNYKKEVTKQIDTWLDAIRNLRNYCAHHSMVIGMTSSVVIPDKRDPQDVLPTDTDLYSRIYALKKLLPQKDADALGDELSKLISKSKIDVYKIGILPDNWKEMYDRINYL from the coding sequence ATGCTTAATACAGAGCTTCCAATAGACCTTGAACAACAAGTGTCCTTGATGAAAAGATATGTGAGTTTTCGTCAAAAGAAAAAATTTAGAGATTTTTTAACATATACAGGTTATTTTAGAGCTAGTCGTTATGGTAAATTTCTGCTCACAAAAGTAGAGACTTTAGGTTTTAAAGCTGACTCAAAACTATTCTTTTCAACTTACGACTTTGATGTTCAACTAAGACAGTTGCTATTTAAATATTGCACAAAAGCAGAGATTTTCTTTAAAAGTAATGTAAGTAATGCATTATCTCTGAAAACAGGAGATGCTGCTTTTTATCTTGATAAGCAATATTATACCCCTTCTAAAGGTGAGCGTTTTAAAGTTACAAGAGAGAAAAATACACGTTTTTTTGGAAAGAAATTTTATCCTAGTTTGCGTGACAAAGAAGAACAGCTTCGAAAAGATGTAGTTAAGCATCCTGAATTGAAGGAATATAGAAAAGGTGGTAGTCGTCATAAAAATCTCCTTCCAGTATGGGCCGCTTTTACATATTTTGAAATGGGTACAATAACTATGATGTACTCTTATCTTAGAGGTGACTTGAGAAAAGCAGTTTTAGATTATGCATACCCTGGACGCAACTACAAAAAAGAAGTGACAAAACAAATTGATACATGGTTAGATGCTATACGAAACTTAAGGAATTATTGCGCTCATCATTCCATGGTTATAGGTATGACATCTTCAGTAGTTATCCCTGATAAAAGAGATCCTCAAGATGTATTACCAACAGACACTGATTTGTATTCGCGTATATATGCACTGAAAAAACTTTTACCTCAGAAAGATGCGGATGCACTGGGGGATGAATTGAGTAAATTGATTAGTAAATCTAAAATTGATGTTTATAAAATAGGGATACTTCCCGATAACTGGAAAGAAATGTACGACAGAATTAATTACTTGTAA